CTCGGTGAAGGTGCCGTGCTCACGCAGCGCCTCGACGGTGCGCGAGAGCTGCGTCGTGGTCGCCACGTAGCAGCAGATCACGCCGCCGGGCACGAGCGCCTTGGAGACGACGTCCAGACACTCCCAGGGCGCGAGCATGTCCAGGATGACCCGGTCCACCTCGGTCTCGACCAGGTTGTCCTGGAGGTCGCCCAGGGTGAGCTTCCAGGCCGGGTGCGGGCCGCCGAAGTAGCGCTCGACGTTGCTGCGCGCGATGTCGGCGAAGTCCTCGCGGCGCTCGTAGGAGGAGAGCGAGCCGCTGTCCCCCACCGCGCGCAGCAGCGACATGCTCAGCGCACCGGACCCGACGCCGGCCTCCACGACGCGTGCGCCGGGGAAGACGTCGGCCATGGTGACGATCTGCCCCGCGTCCTTCGGGTAGACGACCGCGGCGCCGCGCGGCATGGAGAGGACGTAGTCGGGGAGCAGGGGGCGCAGCGCGAGGTACTGGGTGTTCCCTGTGGTGCGCACGACGGAGCCCTCGGGGGCCCCGATCAGCTCGTCGTGGGAGAAGGCACCCTTGTGGGTGTGGAAGGCCTTCCCTGCTTCGAGCGTGATGGTGTGGTGGCGTCCCTTGGGATCGGTGAGCTGGACCTGGTCCCCGACCTGGAAGGGCCCGCGTCGGCGGGCGGCGCCGGTCGGTTGAGTCATGCCCAGTAGTTTAGGTCCTGGCCGAGGGGCCCCCGACCAGGATCGGGTCCTGGCCGGACATCGCCCGGGCGAAGGCGCGCTCCACGTCGACGGCGGCGAGGACGCCGAGCGGGTTTCCTTCGGCGTCGCGGACCAGGTACTCGGCGGCGGGGGCGGCCCGCAGCGTGTCCAGCAGATCCTCCCCGGCCAGCGAGGAGTCGACGTAGCTGCCCGGCACGAGTGGCACGGAGACCTCGCTGACCTGCATCCAGGGCCGCCGGTGCTCGGGGATCGCACGGACCGCGCGTTCGCGCACCAGCGCGATCGGGGTGCCCGCGGAGTCGGTGACGATGATCCCGAGCGCCTCGGCGACCTCCAGCCTGCGCAGCGCCTCGGCCAGTGGGGTGTCGGCGGTGACGCTGACGGCTGGCCTGGTCAGCGCGGTGGCGCTCAGCTCGGGCAGGCGCTCGCGCAGCCGCGCGGTGCGCAGACTGCTGCCCGCGCCGTTCCAGATGATGGCGGCGAGCACCGCGCCGAGCACGGCGTCGGTGAGCAGCGCGCCGGTGCCCTGGTCCTGGTTCTGGGTGGCCGACCAGGTCGGCATGACGATCAGCACGGCGATCGCGAGGGCGCGCCCGGCCCAGGCCGCGGCCACGGTGCCGGTCATCGGGCGGCCGGTGAGCTTCCAGACCACCGCCCGCAGCATCCGGCCGCCGTCCAGCGGCAGGCCGGGCAGCAGGTTGAAGGCGGCGACCACGAAGTTGCTCAGCATCAGCGAGGTGACCAGCACGCCGGGCACGGTGGCCGGGGTCACGAACTGCATGACGCCCAGGAAGACGCCGCCGAGGACCAGGGAGAGCAGCGGCCCGGCGAAGGCCAGCCAGAACTCGCGTCCGGCGCTGTCCGCCTCCTTGGTGATCTCCGACACCCCGCCGAAGAACTGGAGCTGGATCCGGAGCACCGGGAGCTTGAAGCGCAGCGCCAGCACGGTGTGGGCCAGCTCGTGGATCAGCACCGAGCCGTAGAAGGCCACCGCGAAGAAGAGCGAGACCAGGTAGCGGGCGCCGCCGAGGCCCGGCAGCACGGCGTCGATCTGGCCGCCGAAGAGCCAGGTGATCAGCGCGGCGATGAGGAACCAGCTGGGCGTGACGTACACGGGCACCCCGAACGGGCGGCCCATGCGCAGCGCCCCGGTGGGCCGCTCCTCCGCGGGCTCGCCCGCTCCGCTGTCCCTGTCGTCGTCGGTTCCGCTCACGTCCGCCCCTCCGTACCCGTGCCCGCGCGCCACACGCTACGCGATCAGTCCCGCCGGGAGCGCGCGGCGGGCCGTCTCTTCGGTACTTACCCGCATGGTGTCGGTGCAAGGCCATAGGGTCGGACCCATGCAAGCCGCCGACCCGTCGACAGCCGACCCCGCGACCGCGCCGGACACCCCGCCGGACACCGACCCGGACGCGCCCGCCGTCTCGCTGCCCTCGTCGCTCTCCCCCTCCCGGGCGGGGGATTTCATGACCTGCCCGCTGCTGTACCGGCTGCGGGTGATCGACAGGCTGCCCGAGCCGCCGAGCCCGGCCGCGACGAAGGGCACGCTGGTCCACGCGGTGCTGGAGCGGCTCTTCGACGCCCCGGCCGGCGCCCGCACACCCGACGCGGCCCGGGCGCTGCTGCGCCCGGAGTGGGAGAAGCTGCTGCTGGAGCGGCCCGAGGCGGCCGAGCTCTTCCCTGCGGACACGGACGCCGCGGAGCTGGCCTCCTGGCTGGCCGAGGCGGAGAAGCTGCTCGACGCGTACTTCAGGATCGAGGACCCCAACCGGCTCCAGCCCGCCGAGCGCGAGCTGCTGGTGCAGACCACGCTCGAGTCTGGTCTGCTGCTGCGCGGCTACGTGGACCGGATCGACGTGGCGCCCACCGGCGAGGTCCGGGTGGTCGACTACAAGACCGGCCGGGCCCCCTCGCGGGACTTCGAGGGCAAGGCCATGTTCCAGATGAAGTTCTACGCGCTGGTGATCTGGCGCGAGCGCGGTGTGCTGCCCAAGCGCCTGCAGCTGGTCTACCTGGGCGGCGGCGGCCAGATCGTCAGCTACGACCCTGACGAGGCGGATCTGCTCGCCGTCGAGCGCAAGTTGCTGGCGCTGTGGAAGGCGATCCAGCAGGCGCTGCGCACGGGCGAGTGGCCGGCCAGTCCGAACCGCCTGTGCGACTGGTGCGCGCACAAGTCCCTGTGCCCCGCCTGGGGCGGTACGCCGCCTGCGTACCCTTTGGAGATCAAGACCGTTTTCGAGGGTGTGCCGGACCAAGCCCTGAACGAGCAGGCCTGAACGGCCGAGTGGAGCGTGCTGTGACGATCCGAGTGCTGCTGGTCGACGACCAGCCGCTGCTGCGCACCGGTTTCCGGATGATCCTGGAGGCCGAGGCGGACATCGCCGTGGTCGGCGAGGCCGGGGACGGCCAGCAGGCGCTCGACCAGGTCCGGGCGCTGCAGCCGGACGTGGTCCTGATGGACATCCGGATGCCGCGGATGGACGGCGTCGAGGCCACCCGCCGCATCGCCGGCCCGGGCCGGGACGGCCCGGCCAAGGTGCTGGTGCTGACCACCTTCGACCTGGACGAGTACGTGGTGGAGGCGCTGCGCGCGGGCGCCAGCGGCTTCCTGCTCAAGGACGTTCCGGCGGAGGAGCTGGTCCAGGCGATCCGCGTGGTCGCCGAGGGCGCCGCGATGCTCGCCCCGAGCGTGACGCGCCGGCTGCTCGACATGTACGCGGGCCGACTGCCCTCCGGCGACGAGGCCCCGCCGCCCTCGCTGGGCACGCTGACCGAGCGGGAGGTCGAGGTGCTCAAGCTGGTCGCCAAGGGCCTGTCGAACGCAGAGGTCGCCGGAGAGCTGTTCGTCAGCGAGACGACGGTCAAGACCCATGTGGGCCATGTGCTCACCAAGCTCGGCCTGCGCGACCGGGTCCAGGCGGCCGTCTTCGCCTACGAGAGCGGCCTGGTCCGTCCCGGCGGCAGCTGATCCCGCTCCCCCGCGGACGACAATCGCAGACGACGACGCGCGGGCGGCCGACCTCGGAAGGTCGGCCGCCCGCGCGGTTCCGGCTGTGGAGCGATCAGCTCGTGCCGATCAGCCACCAGCGGGCGGTGCCGGAGTTGTCGAGCGTCAGCGGCACGCCGGTGATGTCCGCCTGGGAGGCCGCGTACTGCTGGTTCGTCCAGATCGGGAGCACCGGGACGTCACGCGCGATGTCGTCCTGGATCTCCTTGTAGATCGGGCGCGCCTTGCTGCGGTCGTCGACGGCGAGACCCTGCTTGATCAGGCTGTTGATCTGGTCGTTGCTGTAGCTGTTGTACAGCGCGCCCGGCGCCGGGCCGGAGACCATCGGCGAGATGTAGTCGTCGGGGTCGAGGTAGTCGGCGGACCAGGCGACCATGAACGCCTGGAAGTTGCCGGTGTCGAGGACCTTCTTCGACATCTCGGAGAAGCCACCGGCGAAGCCCTGCGTCGACACCTTGAAGACACCGGAGGCGTTCAGCTGATCGGCGATCATCTGGACCTCCTTCTCCTTGGCCGCGTCACCCTTACCGAAGGAGAGGGTGAACGGGATCGGGAGCGTCTGGCCCGCGTTGATCAGCCCGTGCTTGATCTGGCTGAGGCTCTGCTTCGGCACCATGTACTTCGCCGAGGAGAACGACTCGGACTCGTCGGTGATACCGGAGGGCATGACCGAGTAGGCGGGCGTGACCGTGTTCTGGTACGCGTCGCTGATGATCTTGTCCCGGTCGATCAGCTGGGCGACCGCCTGACGCACCTTGACGTTCTTGAAGACGCCCTTGGCCGTGTTGAAGGACATGAGACGGACCGTGCCGCCGGGGCCCTGGGCGACCTGCAGGCCGGAGCCGAGCTGCTGGTTCCCCTGCATCGAGACGATGTCGCTGGCGTTGAGGTCCTGGATGACGACGTCGACGGCCTTGGTGTCGAGCGCCTTCTTGGTGCCGACCTGGTCCGTGTAGTACTTCAGCTCGACGGCCGAGTTGTGCGGGGCCGACGCCGCGCCCTGGTAGTTCGGGTTGAGCGAAAGCTTCACGTCGACCGGCTGCTTGCCGGAACCGAGGTCGGCGAAGTCCACCGAGTCGACCTTGTAGCGGCCCGAACCGACCACGCCGGTGAAGTCGCTCGGCTCGGCGGCGGTCCCGGAGAAGACCTTCGGGTCGACGATCGAGGCGACGCCCGAGGCGAGACGGTCGGTGAGCGTGGCGTCCGGCTGCGTCAGGTGGAAGGTGAACTGGGTGCTGCTCTGCACGTCGATCGACTTGATCGAGCTGAGCAGCGTCTCGACGCCGGTCTTCGACTTGATCTTCGCGACCCGGTCGAGGGAGAACTTGACCGCCGCCGCATCCAGCGGGTCGCCGTTCGAGAACTTGAGCCCGGAGCGGAGCGTGCAGCTCACGGTCAGGCCGCCGTCGGTCGGCGTGGCGCAGCCGTTCGTCGTCAGCGCGTCCGGCGTGGGCACGTTGGAGCCCGGCGCATAGGTGTAGAGGCTCTGGTAGATGTTGTAGTACACCTGCCAGGAGCCCTGGTCATAGGCGTTCGCCGGGTCCAGCGTGGAGTAGGCGTTGGCCGAGCCGACCTTGATGGTCACGTTCGGAGCGCCCGCCACCGGTCCGGTCGACTTGGAGGACCCGCAGGCGGTGGTCGTGGCTATCAGGCCGACGCAGCTGAGCGCTGCCACCCGCTTGAGTGCTGACATGTGTCCTTCTTCTCCTTGCCGGCGCTGAGGGTCGCCGCCACGCCGCGATCAACCGCGACACCACGAGAAGGGGTGCCGTCGGGATTCGGGCAGGGTCGATCGTTGGGTAGCCTGCCATACGATCGCACGAAGGCGCAGTCGCCCTTTACCTAGGGTTCCTTCAAGGTCTCGAAAATGCGCCGGAATTGACGTCGAGTGCACCCATAAGTCCGTTTTGGCGTTAGCAGGTAGTTACCTTCGGGAGTCCGGAACTCCACCCTGGGCCCGCCACGGGCGACGGCTCAGCCGTCGCTCAGAAGGGCCCGCAGCAGCGCCGTGTCGACACCCTCCAAGGACCCCCGCACGGTGGTGCGCGGACCCGCCTCGATGGCCGTCACCGACGGCACCGCGAGGACATGACAGCCCGCCGCCTGACCCGAGCGGACCCCCGTCGGCGCGTCCTCGATGACGACGCAACGGGTGGGATCCGCGCCCAGCCGCGCGGCGGCCAGCAGGTACGGGTCCGGGTACGGCTTGGTCCTGGCGATCTCGTCGCCGGCGACGGTGAAAGCGAAGAAGTGCGCCCCCAGGGTCAGCAGCACCTGGTCGATGATCCGCCGGTGCGAGGCGGAGACCAGCGCGGTCGGCACCCCTTGGGCGGCGAGGTCCGCCAGCAGTGCCTTGGCCCCCGGACGGACCGGCACACCCTGTCCGATCAGTTCGACGAAGCGCTCGTTGATCAGGGCGCTCAGCCGCTCGGGCGTCAGCGGCGCACCGGAGACCCTGAGCAGGTGGTCCACCACCCGCGTCATCGGTCCGCCGACCACGATCTCGCGCTCCTCGACGCCGATCGGGTGACCCAGCTCCGCCAACAGGGTCGACTCGGCCTCCCACCAGAAGTCCTCGGTGTCCACGAGGGTGCCGTCCATGTCGATCAGGACGGCCTGGAGGGTGCGCGAGGCGACTGTGGTCACGGGCGGTTCCGCCTTCGTTCGGTGCGTCGGGGCCGATCGGGCCGGCCACTGTGACAGTGACCGGCCCGAATGGGTCCTACAGCTTAGTCCAGTGCGAGCGCGAAGGCTCACCGGGCGTTGAAGTACTTCGCCTCCGGATGGTGGATGACGATGGCGTCGGTGGACTGTTCGGGGTGCAGCTGGAACTCCTCGGACAG
This genomic interval from Streptacidiphilus rugosus AM-16 contains the following:
- a CDS encoding HAD family hydrolase yields the protein MTTVASRTLQAVLIDMDGTLVDTEDFWWEAESTLLAELGHPIGVEEREIVVGGPMTRVVDHLLRVSGAPLTPERLSALINERFVELIGQGVPVRPGAKALLADLAAQGVPTALVSASHRRIIDQVLLTLGAHFFAFTVAGDEIARTKPYPDPYLLAAARLGADPTRCVVIEDAPTGVRSGQAAGCHVLAVPSVTAIEAGPRTTVRGSLEGVDTALLRALLSDG
- a CDS encoding site-2 protease family protein, with the translated sequence MSGTDDDRDSGAGEPAEERPTGALRMGRPFGVPVYVTPSWFLIAALITWLFGGQIDAVLPGLGGARYLVSLFFAVAFYGSVLIHELAHTVLALRFKLPVLRIQLQFFGGVSEITKEADSAGREFWLAFAGPLLSLVLGGVFLGVMQFVTPATVPGVLVTSLMLSNFVVAAFNLLPGLPLDGGRMLRAVVWKLTGRPMTGTVAAAWAGRALAIAVLIVMPTWSATQNQDQGTGALLTDAVLGAVLAAIIWNGAGSSLRTARLRERLPELSATALTRPAVSVTADTPLAEALRRLEVAEALGIIVTDSAGTPIALVRERAVRAIPEHRRPWMQVSEVSVPLVPGSYVDSSLAGEDLLDTLRAAPAAEYLVRDAEGNPLGVLAAVDVERAFARAMSGQDPILVGGPSART
- a CDS encoding response regulator, with the translated sequence MTIRVLLVDDQPLLRTGFRMILEAEADIAVVGEAGDGQQALDQVRALQPDVVLMDIRMPRMDGVEATRRIAGPGRDGPAKVLVLTTFDLDEYVVEALRAGASGFLLKDVPAEELVQAIRVVAEGAAMLAPSVTRRLLDMYAGRLPSGDEAPPPSLGTLTEREVEVLKLVAKGLSNAEVAGELFVSETTVKTHVGHVLTKLGLRDRVQAAVFAYESGLVRPGGS
- a CDS encoding ABC transporter substrate-binding protein; its protein translation is MSALKRVAALSCVGLIATTTACGSSKSTGPVAGAPNVTIKVGSANAYSTLDPANAYDQGSWQVYYNIYQSLYTYAPGSNVPTPDALTTNGCATPTDGGLTVSCTLRSGLKFSNGDPLDAAAVKFSLDRVAKIKSKTGVETLLSSIKSIDVQSSTQFTFHLTQPDATLTDRLASGVASIVDPKVFSGTAAEPSDFTGVVGSGRYKVDSVDFADLGSGKQPVDVKLSLNPNYQGAASAPHNSAVELKYYTDQVGTKKALDTKAVDVVIQDLNASDIVSMQGNQQLGSGLQVAQGPGGTVRLMSFNTAKGVFKNVKVRQAVAQLIDRDKIISDAYQNTVTPAYSVMPSGITDESESFSSAKYMVPKQSLSQIKHGLINAGQTLPIPFTLSFGKGDAAKEKEVQMIADQLNASGVFKVSTQGFAGGFSEMSKKVLDTGNFQAFMVAWSADYLDPDDYISPMVSGPAPGALYNSYSNDQINSLIKQGLAVDDRSKARPIYKEIQDDIARDVPVLPIWTNQQYAASQADITGVPLTLDNSGTARWWLIGTS
- a CDS encoding tRNA (adenine-N1)-methyltransferase — encoded protein: MTQPTGAARRRGPFQVGDQVQLTDPKGRHHTITLEAGKAFHTHKGAFSHDELIGAPEGSVVRTTGNTQYLALRPLLPDYVLSMPRGAAVVYPKDAGQIVTMADVFPGARVVEAGVGSGALSMSLLRAVGDSGSLSSYERREDFADIARSNVERYFGGPHPAWKLTLGDLQDNLVETEVDRVILDMLAPWECLDVVSKALVPGGVICCYVATTTQLSRTVEALREHGTFTEPQAWESMVRNWHVEGLAVRPDHRMIGHTGFLLTSRRLADGVEPPLRRRRPAKGAYGEVEAPEKVKPGRFLKLAEQRADASGEEYVEDFDRD
- a CDS encoding RecB family exonuclease, which gives rise to MQAADPSTADPATAPDTPPDTDPDAPAVSLPSSLSPSRAGDFMTCPLLYRLRVIDRLPEPPSPAATKGTLVHAVLERLFDAPAGARTPDAARALLRPEWEKLLLERPEAAELFPADTDAAELASWLAEAEKLLDAYFRIEDPNRLQPAERELLVQTTLESGLLLRGYVDRIDVAPTGEVRVVDYKTGRAPSRDFEGKAMFQMKFYALVIWRERGVLPKRLQLVYLGGGGQIVSYDPDEADLLAVERKLLALWKAIQQALRTGEWPASPNRLCDWCAHKSLCPAWGGTPPAYPLEIKTVFEGVPDQALNEQA